A window of the Desulfobacula toluolica Tol2 genome harbors these coding sequences:
- a CDS encoding helix-turn-helix domain-containing protein yields the protein MSIDEYLEIIREQYNSLVGRLHKSEKLKDAVGIDKIGDIVRAARKTQGLSRQALCDLSGVSYSTLNKIETGSVSVRLDIVIKIVNTLGLNLWIG from the coding sequence ATGAGTATTGATGAGTACCTGGAAATCATTCGTGAACAGTACAACAGCCTTGTCGGCAGACTTCATAAATCCGAAAAATTAAAGGATGCCGTCGGCATTGATAAAATAGGGGATATTGTCAGGGCGGCGAGAAAAACTCAAGGGTTGAGCAGACAGGCGCTATGCGATTTAAGCGGGGTGTCATACAGCACATTAAATAAAATTGAAACAGGTAGTGTCTCTGTCCGTCTGGATATTGTGATAAAGATTGTAAACACTTTGGGACTGAATCTATGGATAGGATAG
- a CDS encoding nucleotidyltransferase domain-containing protein: MAEIPDRIKRIISRFITELADNDIKVERAILFGSYAQGTFNDWSDIDLAIVSTAFAGERFSDRDKIRRIKLSVSCDLEPIPYNPVDFNTDNPFVERILKTGIRVA, from the coding sequence ATGGCTGAAATCCCAGATAGAATAAAAAGAATTATCAGCCGGTTTATAACTGAACTGGCTGATAATGATATTAAGGTGGAACGGGCAATTTTGTTTGGTAGTTACGCTCAGGGAACTTTTAACGACTGGAGCGATATTGATTTGGCGATAGTGTCAACAGCCTTTGCAGGTGAACGTTTTAGCGACAGGGACAAGATCAGGCGTATTAAGTTAAGTGTCAGTTGTGATCTTGAGCCAATACCATATAACCCTGTAGATTTTAATACTGACAATCCATTTGTGGAGAGAATTCTCAAAACCGGAATCAGGGTTGCTTAA
- a CDS encoding SLBB domain-containing protein — translation MSRCLKKYLLLLLFLPFFVVTTWFRPGFCEIATKDAAYRIGIEDVVTISIRAGGEEQVETQMVVGGDGNVNIPFVGKIKAVGLTLEELEGAVILPLERDFFVDPQVHLQMAEYHSLQFFISGAVKNPGKYELDFIPTVMDLVANAGGVLPERGNIAYILRGGGTNEIIVSDMEETLAKTEPIKVDLIKLLDEGDMSKNIQLESGDTIYIPLGTKLDQAATKVYVQGKVKKPGVFDYQPGLTALAACIMAGGFDKFSAPNRAKVIRKTPDGQETIKLDLEKVIAGDLADLPLKPGDRIHVPESWL, via the coding sequence ATGTCACGATGTTTAAAAAAATATTTACTGTTATTGTTGTTTCTCCCATTTTTTGTGGTAACCACCTGGTTCAGGCCGGGGTTTTGTGAAATTGCCACAAAAGATGCGGCGTACAGGATAGGAATTGAGGATGTGGTGACGATCTCCATTCGTGCCGGCGGTGAAGAACAGGTGGAAACCCAGATGGTTGTTGGCGGGGACGGTAATGTGAATATCCCGTTTGTCGGCAAAATAAAAGCGGTGGGCCTGACCCTTGAAGAACTTGAAGGTGCCGTTATCCTTCCTCTGGAACGAGATTTTTTTGTCGATCCCCAGGTTCACCTGCAAATGGCGGAATACCACAGCCTTCAGTTTTTTATTTCTGGAGCGGTTAAAAACCCTGGCAAATACGAGCTTGATTTTATTCCCACAGTCATGGATCTTGTGGCCAATGCCGGGGGCGTGCTGCCTGAAAGGGGAAATATTGCCTATATTCTCCGGGGGGGGGGCACAAATGAAATAATAGTGTCTGATATGGAGGAAACTCTTGCCAAAACCGAACCTATCAAGGTGGACCTGATAAAGCTTTTGGACGAAGGTGACATGTCAAAGAATATCCAGCTCGAATCAGGTGATACCATTTATATCCCTTTAGGCACCAAACTGGACCAGGCCGCTACCAAGGTTTATGTCCAGGGCAAGGTTAAAAAACCGGGCGTGTTTGATTATCAGCCGGGCCTGACAGCCCTGGCTGCCTGCATCATGGCTGGTGGGTTTGATAAGTTTTCCGCCCCCAACCGGGCCAAGGTTATCCGAAAAACACCAGATGGTCAGGAAACCATAAAGCTGGATCTTGAAAAAGTCATAGCAGGCGATCTGGCAGACCTGCCTCTTAAACCCGGTGACCGCATACACGTCCCTGAATCTTGGTTATAA
- a CDS encoding AbrB/MazE/SpoVT family DNA-binding domain-containing protein, translating to MELAINTSKLTTKSQATIPRQIRKLLGLHPGDSVAFEVNENKKVIIRKATPIDFEFAKALEGTLSEWSSKNDEEAYRGL from the coding sequence ATGGAACTCGCAATCAATACAAGCAAACTGACAACTAAGAGTCAAGCCACTATACCGAGACAGATCAGAAAATTATTGGGGCTGCACCCCGGCGATTCTGTGGCATTTGAAGTCAATGAAAACAAAAAGGTTATTATACGCAAAGCAACACCAATTGATTTTGAATTTGCGAAAGCTCTTGAGGGTACACTTTCTGAGTGGTCTTCTAAAAACGATGAAGAGGCATATCGTGGCTTATAA
- a CDS encoding GumC family protein, whose translation MEEAIEGIQEKEIHISDYIMVLLKRKVLIIAFFIIVVFITMLFTFMATPVYQSTAKLLIDKETSSSPITGERVDYESYMSQSMTFNTHFKLIKSLSVINKLIDSLKLDAKNETLEINPIKEIISRFKANIKILLKMEESELSLHEKRMGLITTVQDKIAINQVRDTRLLTIDVKDKDPVLAAKMSNTLAEKYIEFNLANKMESSTQTLEWLNNELYALRKKLEDAEKAFFEYKQNNKVFSITGKQKMVEQKMAEFNNKYLEARNKRLELDAKLNELSTHIQGARGVANVRSLVDNPMIDTIYRKIVDLELELTRLTKTFKVKHPKIVQLKSELEKSRNRLSEEIKKELANLKSERKVLISREKTLEKTISEFESDALDTSSKELKYTILQRSVNTSQNLYDLMVSRVKESNILQSSDASNIRLVEKAMVPLAPVSPNKKRNLLLSIVLGLFGGVGLAFFLEYLDQTVRTEEDIHTHFNLSVLSVIPEADKSENQGAGK comes from the coding sequence ATGGAAGAAGCGATTGAAGGGATTCAGGAAAAAGAGATCCATATATCCGATTACATCATGGTGTTACTCAAGCGCAAAGTGCTGATCATTGCGTTTTTTATTATTGTGGTTTTTATCACTATGCTGTTTACCTTTATGGCCACTCCGGTGTACCAGTCAACGGCCAAACTCCTTATTGACAAGGAGACGTCATCCTCCCCCATCACGGGTGAACGGGTTGATTATGAAAGCTATATGTCCCAGTCCATGACATTTAACACCCATTTCAAGCTGATAAAATCCCTGTCTGTCATTAATAAACTCATTGATAGCTTGAAGCTGGATGCGAAAAATGAGACCCTTGAGATCAATCCCATCAAAGAAATTATAAGTCGGTTCAAAGCCAATATAAAAATACTTTTGAAAATGGAAGAATCGGAATTGTCTCTCCATGAGAAGCGCATGGGATTGATCACCACGGTTCAGGATAAAATTGCAATTAACCAGGTCAGGGATACCCGGTTGTTAACCATTGATGTAAAAGATAAAGATCCGGTTCTGGCCGCAAAAATGTCCAATACCCTGGCGGAAAAATATATTGAATTCAACCTGGCCAACAAAATGGAGTCCTCTACCCAGACTCTGGAGTGGCTTAACAATGAACTCTATGCCTTGAGAAAAAAACTGGAAGATGCTGAAAAAGCCTTTTTTGAATACAAACAAAACAACAAAGTCTTTTCTATTACCGGCAAGCAGAAAATGGTTGAACAGAAAATGGCGGAATTCAACAACAAGTATCTGGAAGCCAGGAATAAACGTCTGGAACTGGACGCCAAACTCAATGAACTGAGTACTCATATACAGGGTGCCAGGGGAGTTGCCAATGTCAGATCTTTGGTGGACAATCCCATGATTGACACCATTTACCGGAAAATTGTTGATCTGGAATTGGAATTGACCCGGCTGACCAAAACTTTCAAGGTTAAACACCCCAAAATTGTGCAATTAAAAAGTGAACTTGAAAAAAGCCGCAACCGGCTTTCTGAAGAAATCAAAAAAGAACTGGCCAATCTTAAGTCAGAACGTAAAGTCCTGATTTCCAGGGAAAAAACTCTGGAAAAAACCATCTCCGAGTTTGAGTCCGATGCCTTGGATACCTCCAGCAAGGAACTCAAATACACGATTCTCCAGCGCAGCGTCAACACCAGCCAGAATCTTTACGATCTGATGGTTTCCCGGGTCAAGGAATCCAATATACTCCAGTCCAGTGATGCCTCCAATATCCGGCTGGTGGAAAAAGCAATGGTTCCGCTGGCTCCGGTATCCCCCAATAAAAAAAGAAACCTTCTGCTGAGTATTGTTTTGGGACTTTTCGGCGGTGTGGGGCTGGCCTTTTTTCTTGAGTACCTGGACCAGACCGTCCGGACCGAAGAAGATATTCATACACATTTTAACCTTTCGGTTCTTTCAGTGATTCCTGAAGCCGATAAATCAGAAAATCAGGGAGCCGGAAAGTGA
- a CDS encoding HEPN domain-containing protein, with protein sequence MPDVSEHNFYVPPKTHNLIKLARHSNLNLTEEQEILLDEVNDFNLEVRYPQYKNEFYKKCTKKFSANYYQKINEMMIWLKSQIE encoded by the coding sequence ATGCCGGACGTGTCGGAACATAACTTTTATGTTCCACCAAAAACCCATAATCTTATAAAATTGGCACGCCACAGTAACCTTAATCTTACTGAGGAACAAGAAATTTTGCTGGATGAAGTTAATGATTTCAATCTGGAAGTAAGATATCCTCAGTACAAAAATGAGTTTTATAAAAAGTGTACTAAAAAATTTAGTGCAAACTATTATCAAAAAATTAACGAGATGATGATATGGCTGAAATCCCAGATAGAATAA
- a CDS encoding polysaccharide biosynthesis tyrosine autokinase, with amino-acid sequence MFSKSKKTKNQTDRENLLDHFPSSSTFAESYRTLRTNLFFTVMEKDLKSVVVTSSVEGEGKTTTSVNLAHAITQTNQKVLLVDLDLRRPHLSSLFSMKKKTGVTDLVANTFGIHLGQGSLEEFSVDDLIQLTKLQKRTCRLSLENDENQVGIFFEKGLIVDIYWKNRPKSKNLANTLIRNKLLTEKEAYLALGHQKKSVQRLGTILYTMGFVSKKDIFKTLSVQTIEAIRVLSSMETGQFEFSGVSSEAIKQSISQNIDFEKLYTEFKINDNQGPYLKKAIESVIQPTNTPNLFILPSGPVSPNPSELVGSERVTFLIDHLKKQFDFIIIDTPPVMPATDALIIADRVDGTILVIRSGNTDRKIIKEVIGQYETARQPIIGTVLNRVNMKKEGYYRYYKKYYSSYYN; translated from the coding sequence ATGTTTTCAAAAAGCAAAAAAACTAAAAATCAGACGGACCGGGAAAACCTGCTGGATCATTTTCCTTCAAGTTCCACATTTGCCGAATCATACAGGACACTTCGTACCAATCTTTTTTTTACGGTCATGGAAAAAGACCTTAAATCAGTAGTTGTCACAAGTTCTGTTGAAGGGGAGGGTAAAACAACCACTTCGGTAAATCTGGCTCATGCCATCACCCAGACTAATCAAAAAGTCTTACTCGTGGATTTGGATTTGCGGCGTCCACATTTGAGCAGCCTTTTTTCCATGAAAAAGAAAACCGGCGTAACAGATCTTGTGGCAAATACCTTTGGAATTCATCTGGGCCAGGGCAGCCTGGAAGAGTTTTCTGTTGATGATCTTATCCAGTTGACAAAGCTTCAGAAAAGAACCTGCCGTCTGAGCCTGGAAAATGATGAAAACCAGGTGGGCATCTTTTTTGAAAAAGGTCTGATTGTTGATATTTACTGGAAAAATCGCCCTAAATCGAAAAACCTTGCCAATACCCTGATACGAAACAAACTTTTGACGGAAAAAGAGGCATACCTGGCCCTTGGGCACCAGAAAAAATCGGTCCAGCGCCTGGGAACCATTCTGTATACCATGGGGTTTGTTTCCAAAAAAGATATTTTCAAGACCCTTTCCGTGCAAACCATAGAAGCCATAAGGGTGTTGTCTTCCATGGAAACCGGCCAATTTGAATTTTCCGGCGTATCATCCGAGGCGATCAAACAATCAATCAGCCAGAATATTGATTTTGAAAAGCTCTATACTGAATTTAAAATTAATGATAACCAGGGTCCCTATTTGAAAAAGGCCATTGAATCGGTCATCCAGCCAACTAATACGCCTAATCTTTTTATCCTGCCATCGGGGCCTGTTTCGCCAAATCCCTCAGAGCTGGTGGGGTCGGAAAGAGTAACTTTTTTAATTGATCACCTGAAAAAGCAGTTTGATTTTATTATCATCGATACTCCCCCGGTTATGCCGGCAACAGATGCCCTCATTATAGCCGACAGGGTTGACGGTACAATCCTGGTGATCCGATCCGGTAATACAGACCGAAAAATCATCAAGGAAGTCATAGGTCAGTATGAAACTGCCAGACAACCCATCATAGGTACGGTTCTCAACCGGGTGAATATGAAAAAAGAAGGGTATTACAGGTACTATAAGAAATATTATTCTTCTTATTATAATTAA
- a CDS encoding glycosyltransferase family 4 protein, with translation MDIPNGRSSHKTSTPTIGGVAIVFTFFFSMLLIYFVEDKPMITERYFLGFTFSSLLIAGMSLYDDLKQKAFYIRLLTHVVAVIIVMSFGIIIHEVNFGYNLLFVNNNSLGMIGYFITFWWIMGMINAYNFMDGLNGMAGGNAIIATVFFCIISFSQGSNFTYIVSYTLGAGVLGFLVFNFPKGKLFMGDVGSTFLGFTFAVLSIIASLYDSAHTSLLVIPLLFFHFIYDTFFTFLRRLFKGENVFQAHRTHLYQLFNRMGYKHVTVTGFYCAVAFIQGIGAIGMVTIPGLARLLVFIPYLIFQIIYSIIVILYARKKGLL, from the coding sequence ATGGATATTCCCAACGGGCGTTCTTCACACAAAACGTCAACACCTACAATCGGGGGCGTGGCCATTGTTTTTACCTTTTTTTTCAGCATGCTGCTCATCTATTTTGTTGAAGATAAACCCATGATTACGGAACGATATTTTCTTGGGTTTACATTTTCAAGCCTGCTTATTGCCGGTATGTCTCTTTATGATGACCTTAAACAGAAAGCATTTTATATAAGGCTGCTCACACACGTTGTGGCGGTAATTATTGTGATGTCTTTTGGTATTATCATTCATGAAGTCAACTTCGGCTATAATCTTTTGTTTGTCAACAACAACTCACTGGGTATGATAGGTTATTTTATTACCTTTTGGTGGATTATGGGTATGATCAATGCTTATAATTTCATGGACGGTCTGAACGGTATGGCCGGAGGGAACGCCATTATTGCAACAGTTTTTTTCTGCATCATATCGTTTAGCCAGGGCAGTAATTTTACCTATATTGTTTCCTATACCCTTGGTGCCGGAGTTCTTGGCTTTTTAGTGTTTAACTTTCCAAAGGGAAAGCTGTTCATGGGCGATGTGGGCAGCACCTTTCTCGGATTCACTTTTGCCGTCCTTTCCATCATTGCTTCCCTGTATGACAGTGCCCACACATCCCTGCTGGTGATTCCGCTGCTGTTTTTTCATTTTATTTATGACACTTTTTTTACTTTTCTGCGACGTCTGTTCAAAGGAGAAAATGTTTTTCAGGCTCATCGAACCCATTTGTACCAGCTGTTTAACCGCATGGGGTACAAACATGTTACCGTGACCGGTTTTTATTGTGCAGTAGCCTTCATTCAAGGTATAGGTGCAATAGGTATGGTTACCATTCCAGGTCTTGCAAGACTGCTTGTATTTATTCCCTACTTGATTTTTCAGATTATTTACTCCATAATTGTTATTTTATATGCGAGAAAAAAAGGTCTATTATGA
- a CDS encoding outer membrane beta-barrel protein, whose translation MIFKYRMSILLRVTLLSFLVSLFFATSSFADGRILIKPHIETGWQRDTNFHKSDTNTKTVDTYNVKPGIELGYTTGKSLVSLDYWFNVLEYDDQDNVSADPFKAGDFDYIEHMADFTAQTQFTDHLLIGLDNFFQKTSDPANAQANSNATDRFKYIMNRFTPRLLYNFGNKFGLGLKYTNLITDYSDDDVNEGEDSVENRGTFTFYYYLNQKTSFDLDYQYWNRDYDNNASFRTSDYDSNQVMLNLTHQFNYLSFTAGAGYHAREFDTPPLKSGDIEQFVWKLSVSGQNPPDAEGIPKSSIYLSLGSNLNDSGSGETYYNSTRFDAQVTHLFMEKINCTLAGWFQNSDYETEDREDDRWFMSAAADYLINDFFSLGLEGGFEERDSNKPGKDFDNKYIQFNVKFNYNMGDK comes from the coding sequence ATGATATTTAAGTACCGCATGTCTATACTGTTAAGAGTTACCCTTTTGTCGTTCCTGGTTTCTCTGTTTTTCGCTACAAGTTCCTTTGCCGATGGGCGAATACTGATTAAACCCCATATTGAAACCGGATGGCAAAGAGATACAAACTTTCACAAGTCCGACACCAATACCAAAACAGTTGATACCTATAATGTAAAACCAGGTATCGAATTGGGATACACTACGGGAAAAAGCCTGGTTTCCCTGGACTATTGGTTTAATGTGCTGGAATATGATGATCAGGATAATGTCTCTGCCGATCCGTTTAAAGCAGGTGATTTTGATTATATTGAACATATGGCTGATTTTACCGCCCAGACCCAGTTCACAGACCATCTGCTCATTGGGCTTGACAATTTTTTTCAGAAAACAAGTGATCCTGCTAATGCACAAGCAAATTCCAATGCCACTGATCGGTTTAAATACATCATGAACCGTTTTACACCGCGTTTGCTCTATAATTTCGGCAATAAATTCGGACTGGGCCTGAAATACACCAACCTGATCACGGACTACTCTGATGACGACGTGAATGAGGGTGAGGATTCCGTTGAAAACAGGGGGACTTTTACGTTTTATTACTATTTAAACCAGAAAACCTCCTTTGATCTGGATTACCAGTACTGGAACCGGGATTATGACAACAATGCGTCGTTCAGAACGTCTGATTATGACTCCAACCAGGTCATGCTCAACCTGACCCATCAGTTCAACTATCTCAGCTTTACTGCCGGTGCAGGTTATCATGCCAGGGAGTTTGACACACCACCTCTTAAGTCAGGTGATATTGAACAATTTGTCTGGAAACTGTCTGTTTCAGGACAGAATCCGCCTGATGCCGAGGGAATTCCCAAAAGCAGCATATATCTGTCCCTGGGCAGTAACCTTAATGATTCTGGCTCTGGAGAGACCTATTATAATTCGACCCGTTTTGATGCCCAGGTTACCCATCTGTTCATGGAAAAAATCAACTGCACCCTGGCCGGCTGGTTTCAGAATTCAGATTATGAAACTGAAGATAGGGAAGATGACCGCTGGTTCATGTCTGCAGCAGCAGATTACCTGATCAATGATTTTTTCAGCCTCGGTCTTGAAGGGGGATTTGAAGAAAGGGATTCCAATAAGCCAGGCAAAGATTTTGACAACAAATATATCCAGTTTAATGTCAAGTTTAATTACAACATGGGGGATAAATAA
- a CDS encoding HipA N-terminal domain-containing protein — protein MDRIGKVYFNKKFAGILKQTETGYSFAYDLSYLATGTPLSFNLPLQEKPFRSNRLFPFFDNLTSEGWLKNIQSKTQKIDENDKFGLILENGKDMAGAVTILKSEKR, from the coding sequence ATGGATAGGATAGGCAAGGTTTATTTTAACAAAAAGTTTGCGGGAATTTTGAAACAGACTGAAACCGGATACAGTTTTGCCTATGATCTGTCATATCTTGCCACCGGAACTCCCTTGAGTTTTAATCTTCCATTGCAGGAGAAACCTTTCAGGAGTAATCGGTTGTTTCCATTTTTTGACAATCTGACGTCCGAAGGATGGTTGAAAAATATACAAAGCAAAACTCAAAAAATTGACGAGAACGATAAATTCGGGTTGATTCTGGAGAATGGAAAAGATATGGCGGGAGCTGTTACCATATTAAAGAGTGAGAAGCGATAA
- a CDS encoding type II toxin-antitoxin system Phd/YefM family antitoxin has translation MTETTANEFRKRLKHYVDMSILNHDILKIKRRNGENFVVIGEKDWKAIEETLYLNQFPGLVESIKDAAKEPLDEGTCLEDLDW, from the coding sequence ATGACTGAAACAACCGCAAACGAATTTCGAAAAAGACTCAAACACTATGTAGATATGTCGATTTTAAATCATGATATTTTGAAAATAAAACGCCGCAATGGTGAAAATTTTGTAGTGATTGGGGAAAAGGATTGGAAAGCTATTGAAGAAACATTGTATCTTAATCAATTTCCAGGTCTGGTTGAAAGTATCAAGGATGCGGCAAAAGAACCTTTAGATGAGGGCACGTGTCTTGAGGATCTTGACTGGTGA
- a CDS encoding HipA domain-containing protein, translated as MNHCRISLKPIKTHSKYPHYLDYEFRKLFQSLKVNPVLSFTRKDFFRQSPIKSKGMSISGVQQKLSLKISSDNEFEITSTEGEYILKPSPETFPHASENEHCAMLTSRILGIKTADCGLVSFSDGELAYITKRFDLKGENKIHQEDLVQGFEMRSEDKYAYSYEKSGKLINAMTNGKASVVFDFLSRVVHAYIIGNDDMHLKNISLQKLPENTGLYYDGMTPNYDCLFTNAFNTVSGSDFLALDLLEDEKHGIFSKAYEKYGFYTGHDFKVLGDRLGLREKPVTTLINNIRKKEPLLIDLIHCSLMPADMKKKAGLMVSERIKTLGF; from the coding sequence ATGAATCATTGCAGAATCAGTCTTAAACCGATCAAAACACATTCAAAATATCCCCATTATTTAGATTATGAATTCAGAAAATTATTTCAAAGCCTTAAGGTTAATCCTGTTCTTTCATTTACACGAAAAGACTTTTTCAGGCAAAGTCCGATCAAATCCAAAGGCATGTCCATATCTGGTGTACAACAAAAACTTTCTCTTAAAATCAGCTCAGATAATGAATTTGAAATAACGTCCACCGAAGGAGAGTATATTCTCAAACCCAGCCCTGAAACCTTTCCGCACGCTTCTGAAAACGAGCATTGCGCCATGTTGACAAGCCGGATACTTGGAATTAAAACCGCAGATTGTGGTTTGGTCTCTTTTTCTGACGGAGAACTTGCCTATATAACGAAACGATTTGACCTCAAAGGTGAGAATAAAATCCATCAGGAAGACCTTGTTCAAGGCTTTGAAATGAGAAGTGAGGACAAATATGCATACAGTTATGAAAAATCCGGCAAACTCATCAATGCCATGACAAATGGCAAAGCATCGGTTGTCTTTGATTTTTTGAGTCGTGTCGTTCATGCCTACATTATCGGCAATGACGACATGCACTTAAAAAATATAAGTTTACAGAAATTGCCTGAAAATACCGGGCTGTATTATGACGGTATGACACCCAATTATGACTGTCTTTTCACCAATGCCTTTAACACTGTTTCCGGGTCTGATTTCCTGGCTCTGGATCTGCTTGAAGATGAGAAACACGGTATTTTTTCCAAAGCTTATGAAAAATATGGATTTTATACCGGGCATGATTTCAAAGTGTTAGGGGATAGACTGGGGCTGCGAGAAAAGCCTGTCACAACATTGATCAATAATATAAGAAAAAAAGAACCCCTGTTGATTGATTTAATCCATTGCAGCCTTATGCCCGCTGATATGAAGAAAAAAGCCGGTTTAATGGTCTCGGAAAGGATAAAGACACTTGGGTTTTAA
- a CDS encoding type II toxin-antitoxin system Phd/YefM family antitoxin has product MRIKNYLSSTKLAKNTAATLNSIETGDMDKLIILKNNAPKAILMSVECYEAMEEEIEDLRLTALALSRIQNFDPGESISHEEMMNKYAK; this is encoded by the coding sequence ATGCGAATAAAAAATTATCTGTCTTCAACAAAGCTTGCAAAAAATACGGCTGCCACCCTTAATTCTATTGAAACCGGGGATATGGATAAGTTGATTATCCTTAAAAATAATGCTCCTAAGGCAATCCTTATGTCAGTTGAATGTTATGAGGCAATGGAAGAAGAGATAGAAGATCTTCGGCTGACAGCCCTTGCACTGTCACGGATTCAAAATTTTGATCCCGGGGAGAGCATCTCCCATGAAGAAATGATGAATAAGTATGCAAAATGA
- a CDS encoding type II toxin-antitoxin system PemK/MazF family toxin, whose translation MAYKIFDVVVVPFPFTDQDTDKRRPALVLSDHARFNDETQNCVMAMVTSAKNPDWPLDVKIGSIKKAGLPAPSKVRMKLFTLDSRLIVKKIGGLAAKDQEIVKKNLKELMNLETE comes from the coding sequence GTGGCTTATAAAATTTTTGACGTTGTGGTGGTTCCTTTTCCATTTACTGACCAAGATACGGATAAGAGGCGGCCGGCTTTAGTGTTGTCAGACCATGCTCGATTTAATGATGAAACTCAAAATTGCGTTATGGCCATGGTAACCAGTGCTAAAAATCCTGATTGGCCGCTTGACGTGAAGATAGGCAGTATCAAAAAAGCCGGCCTTCCTGCACCCTCTAAGGTTCGCATGAAGTTATTTACACTGGATAGTCGCCTTATTGTAAAAAAGATTGGTGGTCTTGCCGCCAAAGATCAAGAGATTGTAAAAAAAAATCTTAAAGAATTAATGAATCTTGAGACAGAATAG
- a CDS encoding type II toxin-antitoxin system RelE family toxin, translating into MKWEIIYHKDVDDDLKSVGPSAAKRIIHTINKKLTCEPEKFGVPLSHNLKDFQKLRIGDFRLVYQVFQKKVIVFVLAVGPRRDKEIYRSASDRL; encoded by the coding sequence ATGAAGTGGGAAATCATTTACCATAAAGATGTGGACGATGACCTCAAAAGTGTGGGGCCTTCCGCTGCAAAAAGGATTATTCATACAATCAATAAAAAGCTTACCTGTGAACCGGAAAAATTCGGAGTACCACTGTCACATAATCTCAAAGATTTTCAAAAACTGAGAATTGGTGATTTCAGGCTTGTTTATCAGGTGTTTCAAAAAAAAGTGATTGTGTTTGTTTTGGCAGTAGGGCCAAGACGTGATAAGGAAATATATCGGTCCGCCTCCGATCGACTTTAA
- a CDS encoding Txe/YoeB family addiction module toxin: MSWKVILSKKAVKDSKKLNSAGLKSQTEKLLHLLSTNLFHIPPDYEKLVGNLNGFYSRRINIKHRLIYDVDKKARIVHVLRMWTHYD; the protein is encoded by the coding sequence GTGAGCTGGAAAGTTATCCTATCAAAAAAAGCTGTAAAAGATTCAAAAAAACTCAATTCTGCCGGATTAAAATCTCAAACCGAAAAACTACTTCATTTATTATCCACAAATCTTTTCCATATTCCACCTGATTATGAAAAACTGGTTGGAAACCTGAACGGGTTTTATTCCAGGCGGATCAATATTAAACATAGACTGATCTATGATGTAGACAAAAAAGCACGAATAGTTCATGTGCTTAGGATGTGGACACATTATGACTGA
- a CDS encoding type II toxin-antitoxin system HicB family antitoxin has translation MNKYEIIIYWSDEDNSFIAEIPELPGCMADGKTYQEAVSNAEIIINEWIEIAKELGREIPRAKGRLLFA, from the coding sequence ATGAATAAATATGAGATAATTATTTATTGGAGCGATGAAGACAATTCTTTTATTGCTGAAATCCCGGAATTACCTGGATGCATGGCTGATGGTAAAACATACCAGGAAGCTGTTTCAAATGCTGAAATCATTATCAATGAATGGATTGAAATTGCAAAAGAATTGGGCCGTGAAATCCCGCGCGCAAAAGGGCGGTTATTGTTTGCATAG